A single genomic interval of Agromyces cerinus harbors:
- a CDS encoding Ig-like domain-containing protein, with the protein MSTFTSWVRTRKAAASTVAISLLAGIPLTFAVLHQGFPVTDVDLAAREVWVTNGKELLAGRLNRQIEELDAAVNTASNAFDVLQDGDDVFLYDESLGSIERIDPAFTTLGQGIAAPPGSEVDHGGETLAIVSPKGELWVTGAAGDLQLNPADTEPIAQLGKGAHVAVSNDGVVYASSAADDELVKITSPGSGPETSELPAIGEHQLSIVGDEPVVLDTEKNALIIGGSARQLDETALKIQQVGAESDSVLLASGEGLLRVPLAGGDVEAIAADIDAPTTADEVASPVWLDGCAHGAWAGVGRYVSACDGREPAVQTIDQVTAGSRLEFRVNRSVIALNNLSNGNVWLVDSNMRLVDNWDEVTPPDESDAEEGDEKASQQTFEDTLAERSETNRPPTARDDEFGVRPGRTTLLEVLENDTDPDGDVLTATNVGEIAEESGKLEVIDGGRALQFTPAPGASGTVSFQYTADDGRLGVAQAHVDVTIRPIAENNPPVAIREGAISVEQGKAMGYNVLSDWIDPDGDDVFLVSASPTTGDSVRFAPDGFVTFEHKTGELGTKEVQFVVSDGTVTSAGVLTVEVKEPGALNPVGTPDFAEVFAGETVMIEPLANDLSPSGEPLALLGVEGTPSSASVTPNLERGAIAFSSRQVGSHIFIYNLGAGAATSVGLIRVDVKEAPGESPPPIAVKDTAYLRPGEPTTLPVLINDVSPSGRVLAVQTVDTEASGDLLSVEVLNNAVARITASEALTEQLQFAYTVSDGIATSTTTVTVVPVPPLVKHQPPVAVDDAVAVRAGDIVTVPVLENDYHPDAAPITLDSELADVSGAGGLAFTSEGTVRYQAPKKPGVYSVGYRISDDYEQSASAVVRFTVVAPDAEGNRAPLPLPLTSRTFEGTAVKIDIPLDGLDPDGDSVTLVGITTPPSLGRITDIGSTHISYEANAGSAGTDTFTYEVADTSGASATGTIRIGVIPRPSEALPPNAVDDVVELRPGRRAAIDVLANDSDPSGYPIKVQKKLPEVGDGLTASVKNNRVLVEAPEAEGGSSVRYEITNGHGGADGAFIQVLVAKDAKIEPPTARDKIVEPKQVADKSSVTVDPLKDAQNPGGLVEDLAVAVEGPNSENAEVMSDGTVKVTPTSERQAIAYRLTNEVDDLTAMAFIVVPPNVAPDDDEQKEQEQVFPPPYLADLGPQIVRMNGTISWNLGDIVIVPSGKPARILSATASNSDGTSPMTDASTLTYTPAEDYRGPASVTFEVTDGESATDPKGRKAFLTINVTVGDPNFEDVPPSFTPRTVQVEAGEAAQEIDLRESSGHPSDAILQQLTYNGLQGQSEDFTASLNGSMLTVGSPLGVQPGTKTTLTFTVDYKEFSVPGSIDVEVVSSSRPTAQVRDDGPVEMEPATSKGIDVLANDLNPFESDGVPLRIIDAQIDQASVGSTASVSYTASDITVTTGPTFTGELSIVYRVQDGTKDPLREVTGRATVIVRAPPDRPAQPVASAGDGAATIRWQAPATNNSPIIDYTVRWSGGEKTFPADAAGSNQPIGNLTNGQGYAFTVTARNEKGSSAASPASDTVTPYGTPTAPRNVSISAGGTAPATLNMNWSEPSITGGGSLQYKWRLNGGAWNYTNATSASTGGASAGTWTVEVQAINRGSGQTGPGASASTVVSNPQPSGSIGKGASISCQSGGGGCAEVRITWYNMDPGTYKVYATINGGAVGSYKETMSIGADGRAQLQNHLGVRSAGETIAVHFENVSGGTSRTLGAISGSQWNSINFNSW; encoded by the coding sequence GTGAGTACCTTCACGTCTTGGGTGCGCACTCGCAAGGCTGCCGCATCGACCGTGGCGATCTCACTGCTCGCAGGCATTCCGCTCACCTTCGCCGTGCTCCATCAGGGCTTCCCCGTGACCGACGTCGACCTCGCGGCCCGCGAGGTGTGGGTCACCAACGGCAAGGAACTGCTCGCGGGTCGGCTCAACCGGCAGATCGAAGAACTCGATGCCGCGGTCAATACCGCATCGAACGCGTTCGACGTGCTGCAGGACGGCGACGATGTCTTCCTCTACGACGAGAGCCTCGGCTCGATCGAGCGCATCGATCCCGCGTTCACCACGCTCGGCCAGGGCATCGCCGCCCCTCCGGGGTCCGAGGTCGACCACGGCGGCGAGACGCTCGCGATCGTCTCGCCGAAGGGCGAGCTCTGGGTCACGGGTGCCGCGGGCGATCTGCAGCTGAACCCTGCCGACACCGAGCCGATCGCCCAGCTCGGCAAGGGCGCGCACGTCGCGGTATCGAACGACGGCGTCGTCTACGCGAGCTCCGCTGCCGACGACGAGCTCGTGAAGATCACGTCGCCGGGCAGCGGACCCGAGACGAGCGAGCTCCCGGCGATCGGCGAGCATCAGCTGTCGATCGTCGGCGACGAGCCGGTGGTGCTCGACACCGAGAAGAACGCGCTCATCATCGGTGGCAGCGCGCGGCAGCTCGATGAGACGGCGCTCAAGATCCAGCAGGTCGGCGCCGAGAGCGACTCGGTGCTCCTCGCGTCGGGCGAGGGCCTCCTGCGGGTTCCGCTCGCGGGCGGAGACGTCGAGGCGATCGCCGCCGACATCGATGCTCCGACCACTGCCGACGAGGTCGCGAGCCCGGTCTGGCTCGACGGGTGCGCCCACGGGGCGTGGGCGGGCGTCGGCCGGTACGTCAGCGCCTGCGACGGACGTGAACCGGCCGTGCAGACCATCGACCAGGTCACCGCCGGTTCGCGCCTCGAGTTCCGCGTGAACCGCAGCGTCATCGCGCTGAACAACCTGTCGAACGGCAACGTGTGGCTCGTCGACTCCAACATGCGCCTCGTCGACAACTGGGACGAAGTGACTCCGCCCGATGAGAGCGACGCCGAGGAGGGCGACGAGAAGGCGTCCCAGCAGACCTTCGAGGACACGCTCGCCGAACGCAGCGAGACGAACCGGCCGCCCACCGCGCGCGACGACGAGTTCGGTGTGCGCCCGGGGCGCACGACGCTGCTCGAGGTGCTCGAGAACGACACGGACCCCGACGGCGACGTGCTGACCGCGACGAACGTCGGCGAGATCGCCGAGGAGTCGGGCAAGCTCGAGGTCATCGACGGCGGCCGAGCGCTGCAGTTCACCCCGGCGCCGGGGGCTTCGGGCACGGTGTCGTTCCAGTACACGGCCGACGACGGACGCCTCGGCGTCGCACAGGCCCATGTCGACGTGACGATCCGCCCGATCGCCGAGAACAACCCGCCCGTCGCCATCCGCGAGGGCGCGATCAGCGTCGAGCAGGGCAAGGCGATGGGCTACAACGTGCTCAGCGACTGGATCGATCCCGACGGCGACGACGTCTTCCTCGTGAGCGCCTCGCCGACCACCGGCGACTCCGTCCGGTTCGCTCCCGACGGCTTCGTCACCTTCGAGCACAAGACCGGTGAACTCGGCACCAAGGAGGTGCAGTTCGTCGTCTCCGACGGCACGGTCACCTCGGCCGGGGTGCTGACCGTCGAGGTCAAGGAACCGGGCGCGCTGAACCCGGTCGGCACTCCCGACTTCGCCGAGGTCTTCGCCGGCGAGACGGTGATGATCGAACCGCTCGCCAACGACCTCAGTCCGTCGGGAGAGCCGCTGGCGCTCCTCGGGGTCGAGGGCACGCCGTCCAGCGCCTCCGTGACCCCGAACCTCGAGCGGGGTGCCATCGCCTTCTCGTCCCGGCAGGTCGGCAGCCACATCTTCATCTACAACCTCGGCGCCGGTGCGGCGACGAGCGTCGGCCTGATCCGCGTCGACGTCAAGGAGGCTCCGGGGGAGTCGCCGCCCCCGATCGCGGTGAAAGACACCGCGTACCTCCGTCCGGGCGAGCCGACGACCCTGCCGGTGCTCATCAACGACGTCTCGCCGAGCGGCCGGGTGCTCGCCGTGCAGACCGTCGACACCGAGGCATCCGGCGACCTGCTCTCGGTCGAGGTGCTGAACAACGCGGTCGCGAGGATCACGGCGTCCGAGGCGCTCACCGAGCAGCTCCAGTTCGCGTACACCGTGTCAGACGGCATCGCGACCTCGACGACCACCGTCACCGTCGTGCCCGTTCCGCCGCTCGTCAAGCACCAGCCACCGGTCGCCGTCGACGACGCGGTCGCCGTGCGCGCGGGCGACATCGTGACCGTGCCGGTGCTCGAGAACGACTACCACCCCGATGCCGCGCCGATCACGCTCGACAGCGAGCTCGCCGATGTCAGCGGCGCAGGCGGGCTCGCCTTCACCTCCGAGGGAACGGTCCGCTACCAGGCGCCGAAGAAGCCCGGCGTCTACTCCGTCGGCTACCGCATCTCCGACGACTACGAGCAATCGGCCTCGGCCGTCGTGCGCTTCACGGTCGTCGCTCCCGATGCCGAGGGCAACCGCGCACCGCTCCCGCTGCCGCTGACCTCCCGCACCTTCGAGGGCACCGCCGTCAAGATCGACATCCCCCTCGACGGCCTCGACCCCGACGGCGACTCCGTCACCCTCGTCGGCATCACCACGCCGCCCTCGCTCGGTCGCATCACCGACATCGGCAGCACGCACATCAGCTACGAGGCGAACGCGGGCTCTGCCGGCACCGACACCTTCACCTACGAGGTCGCCGACACCAGCGGCGCCTCTGCGACCGGCACGATCCGCATCGGCGTCATTCCGCGACCTTCCGAGGCGCTGCCGCCGAACGCGGTCGACGACGTCGTCGAACTCCGGCCCGGCCGTCGCGCGGCGATCGACGTGCTCGCGAACGACTCCGACCCGAGCGGCTACCCGATCAAGGTGCAGAAGAAGCTGCCCGAGGTGGGCGATGGACTCACCGCGAGCGTGAAGAACAACCGCGTGCTCGTCGAGGCGCCCGAGGCCGAGGGCGGCAGCTCGGTGCGGTACGAGATCACCAACGGGCACGGCGGCGCCGACGGCGCGTTCATCCAGGTGCTCGTCGCGAAGGACGCGAAGATCGAACCGCCGACCGCGCGCGACAAGATCGTGGAGCCGAAGCAGGTCGCCGACAAGAGCAGCGTGACCGTCGACCCGCTGAAGGACGCCCAGAACCCCGGCGGACTCGTCGAAGACCTCGCGGTCGCCGTCGAGGGGCCGAACTCCGAGAACGCCGAGGTGATGAGCGACGGCACCGTCAAGGTCACCCCGACGTCGGAGCGCCAGGCGATCGCCTACCGCCTGACGAACGAGGTCGACGACCTGACGGCGATGGCCTTCATCGTCGTGCCCCCGAACGTCGCCCCCGATGACGACGAGCAGAAGGAGCAGGAGCAGGTCTTCCCGCCTCCGTACCTCGCCGACCTCGGTCCGCAGATCGTGCGCATGAACGGCACGATCTCGTGGAACCTCGGCGACATCGTGATCGTGCCCTCCGGCAAGCCGGCGCGCATCCTCTCCGCGACGGCGTCCAACAGCGACGGCACGTCTCCGATGACGGATGCCTCGACGCTCACCTACACCCCGGCGGAGGACTACCGCGGGCCGGCGAGCGTGACCTTCGAGGTGACCGACGGCGAGAGTGCGACCGACCCGAAGGGCAGGAAGGCGTTCCTCACGATCAACGTGACCGTCGGCGACCCGAACTTCGAAGACGTGCCGCCGTCGTTCACGCCCCGCACCGTGCAGGTCGAGGCCGGAGAGGCCGCGCAGGAGATCGATCTGCGCGAGTCGAGCGGCCACCCGAGCGACGCGATCCTGCAGCAGCTGACGTACAACGGCCTGCAGGGCCAGAGCGAGGACTTCACGGCGAGCCTCAACGGGTCGATGCTCACCGTCGGCTCGCCTCTCGGCGTGCAGCCCGGCACGAAGACGACGCTCACGTTCACGGTCGACTACAAGGAGTTCTCGGTCCCCGGATCGATCGACGTCGAGGTCGTGAGCTCCTCCAGGCCGACCGCGCAGGTTCGCGACGACGGCCCTGTCGAGATGGAGCCCGCGACGAGCAAGGGCATCGACGTGCTCGCCAACGACCTCAACCCGTTCGAGTCCGACGGCGTGCCGCTCAGGATCATCGATGCCCAGATCGATCAGGCGTCGGTCGGGTCCACGGCGAGCGTGAGCTACACCGCTTCCGACATCACGGTCACGACCGGCCCGACGTTCACGGGCGAGCTGAGCATCGTCTACCGGGTGCAGGACGGCACGAAGGATCCGTTGCGCGAGGTGACCGGCCGGGCGACCGTGATCGTGCGCGCCCCGCCCGACCGGCCCGCGCAGCCTGTGGCATCCGCCGGCGACGGGGCCGCCACCATCAGGTGGCAGGCGCCCGCGACCAACAACTCTCCGATCATCGACTACACCGTTCGTTGGTCGGGCGGCGAGAAGACCTTCCCTGCCGACGCTGCGGGTTCGAACCAGCCGATCGGCAACCTGACCAACGGTCAGGGGTACGCGTTCACCGTGACCGCGAGGAATGAGAAGGGCAGCTCCGCGGCATCGCCCGCGAGTGACACCGTGACGCCCTACGGCACGCCCACGGCCCCGCGCAACGTGTCGATCAGCGCGGGCGGCACCGCGCCCGCCACGCTGAACATGAACTGGAGCGAGCCGTCGATCACCGGCGGCGGATCCCTGCAGTACAAGTGGCGCCTGAACGGCGGGGCCTGGAACTACACGAACGCGACGTCGGCGTCGACCGGCGGCGCGAGCGCGGGCACCTGGACCGTCGAGGTGCAGGCGATCAACCGGGGCAGCGGCCAGACGGGTCCCGGCGCGAGCGCCTCGACCGTCGTCAGCAACCCGCAGCCGTCGGGATCGATCGGCAAGGGCGCGAGCATCTCGTGCCAGAGCGGCGGCGGCGGCTGCGCCGAGGTGCGCATCACCTGGTACAACATGGATCCCGGCACCTACAAGGTCTACGCCACGATCAACGGCGGCGCGGTGGGCAGCTACAAGGAGACCATGTCCATCGGAGCCGACGGCCGCGCGCAGCTGCAGAACCACCTCGGTGTGCGATCGGCGGGCGAGACGATCGCGGTGCACTTCGAGAACGTGAGCGGTGGCACCTCTCGCACGCTCGGTGCCATCAGCGGCAGTCAGTGGAACAGCATCAACTTCAACTCGTGGTGA
- a CDS encoding Ig-like domain-containing protein, which produces MSPIAWLRARKGLASGVVLSLMAVGGVTVAAMHRGFPVTDPDLRAREVWVTNGEELLAGRLNRQIEELDASVATQSNGADVLQDGADVFLYDRDAGSIERIDPAFTTLTQRVDVPIGSRVAFGGDVLAVLSPRGELWTIPAGGELSFDAAGTKPAIDVGPDAEVAVGADGTTFVTEPGAHELHRLASDGGPPLTTDLPGFGAHQLAAVGDRAVVLDTERDVLLVEGREIELPGDALRLQQSGPEHDTAYVAGAASLLAVPLDGASVREIDVDVAGAEPARSAEEVAAPVFVEGCVHGAWATSSSYVSQCRDAEPLQSRIEPVTVGARLEFRVNRDVVALNDLNSGNTWLVDANLRLVDNWEEVTPPEESDELEGDEKSAQQVFEDTLAERTESNRPPTARDDELGVRPDRTTLLEVLENDTDPDGDVLTITSVPEVAASLGRLELIDDGRALQFTPADGAAGTVSFRYSVEDGRSGAAEAAVNVRIVPAGENAAPVASREAAVGVEQGQQISYNVLSDWTDPDGDDVFLVNASPTGGDTVRFSPDGFVTFEHRSGELGLKEVAYTVSDGQTSASGTLTVDVQAVGSLNPVGTPDFEQGFAGETVLLEPLANDLSPSGAPLALLGIDEIPGGLTATPDLERGTIAFSSPEPGDFTVLYDLGAGASVSVGLVRVRIVEQPAADPPPIAVVDTAYLRPGEPTTVSVLANDVSPSGRVLAVQSVDATGIDDLVSVEVLTNTALRISAVEALDRQLQLRYTISDGSGVSSATVTVVPVPPLVKHQPPVAVDDTAKVRAGDIATVDVLGNDYHPDAAAMRVLPELASTELGGGVAFVDRSRVRFQAPEEPGTYTAVYSVVDDFEQTARASIGFTVVARDDEGNTAPALPPLTSRTFAGSAVTVDIPLDGLDPDGDSLVLTGVLGGATLGRVVEQTSTSITYEAFEGSSGTDTITYEVHDALGERATGSIRIGVIPPPETSAPPNAVDDAIEMKPGRRASVEVLLNDSDPSGRALGVVDLPQVDDALEAEIDDRRRVVVTAPEHEGAFTLRYEVSNGHGGADTAFVQVVVKHDATVLPPTASDQVLEPADVVGVDTVRVDPLREATNPGGLVDDLTVRLEGPNADRATLLQDGSVEVRPSSRRFAVAFRLTNELDELDAMAFIVVPAAGEDAADPYLADLDRIVVPMNGRISWQVSDIVVAPSGRPVRSLSATSTNWAESSFVDEQTLQYVPKRDYRGEASVTFEVTDRADAKSGDRRNVFLTIPVFVGDPEFADTPPVFTPRSETIEAGEAPLAIDLRASTDHPNPAMLERVGYANLRGATPDIEATVAGGILTVSAPLGVATGTATRLSFDVVLGEFTVPGHVDVTVVSSTRAKPQALDDGPFEMLRSDSQTLDVLANDVNPFPGTALQVVAAEIDQTDVGSSATVTHTSTGITVQTGASFTGTLSVIYRIQDATKDPSRQTQGRVMVTVRDRPEAPKAPVIVSEQNGAVSVRWSAPPDNNSTISGYRLSWNGGSTDFTADAAGLVHTISGLANGTAYRFQVEAVNGIGTSGASPSSASGTPFGLPGAPASANLVASASGDARLSLSWAAPNDDGGRGISRYEWTFEGTPGGSGTATGTTASATGANGTGSRYFVAACNIAGCGPRTMSGTATPTAPWVPVNATTVTQSTCPEPDETYTNPPTNAERGCTMNPAGMLSAGTAIDAVCRSQRWGESYFYMAQASGVYNGWFVLAAHTNRGARTVPDC; this is translated from the coding sequence GTGAGCCCGATCGCTTGGCTGCGGGCTCGCAAGGGGCTCGCCTCGGGCGTGGTGCTGTCGCTGATGGCGGTCGGCGGCGTCACGGTCGCGGCCATGCACCGCGGGTTCCCGGTGACCGATCCCGACCTGCGGGCGCGCGAGGTGTGGGTCACCAACGGCGAGGAACTGCTCGCCGGACGACTGAACCGTCAGATCGAGGAACTCGATGCGTCCGTCGCGACGCAGTCGAACGGCGCCGACGTGCTCCAAGACGGGGCGGACGTCTTCCTCTACGATCGCGACGCGGGTTCGATCGAGCGGATCGACCCCGCCTTCACCACCCTGACGCAGCGTGTCGACGTGCCGATCGGCTCTCGCGTGGCGTTCGGCGGCGATGTGCTCGCCGTGCTGTCGCCGCGCGGCGAGCTGTGGACGATCCCCGCGGGCGGTGAGCTGTCGTTCGATGCGGCGGGCACGAAGCCCGCGATCGACGTCGGCCCCGACGCCGAGGTCGCGGTCGGCGCCGACGGCACGACGTTCGTGACCGAACCGGGCGCGCACGAGCTGCACCGGCTCGCCAGCGACGGCGGCCCACCGCTCACGACCGACCTGCCAGGGTTCGGGGCGCACCAGTTGGCCGCAGTGGGCGATCGCGCGGTCGTGCTCGACACCGAGCGTGACGTGCTGCTCGTCGAGGGTCGCGAGATCGAGCTGCCCGGCGACGCGCTGCGGCTGCAGCAGTCCGGGCCCGAGCACGACACGGCCTACGTCGCCGGCGCCGCGTCGCTCCTCGCGGTGCCGCTCGACGGGGCGTCGGTGCGCGAGATCGACGTGGATGTCGCAGGGGCGGAGCCGGCCCGCTCGGCCGAGGAGGTCGCCGCGCCGGTGTTCGTCGAGGGGTGCGTGCACGGGGCATGGGCGACGTCGTCGTCGTATGTCTCGCAGTGCCGCGACGCCGAGCCGCTGCAGTCGCGGATCGAGCCGGTGACGGTGGGCGCCCGGCTCGAGTTCCGGGTGAATCGCGATGTGGTCGCGCTGAACGACCTGAACTCGGGCAACACCTGGCTCGTCGACGCGAACCTCCGTCTCGTGGACAACTGGGAGGAGGTCACGCCGCCCGAGGAGTCCGATGAGCTGGAGGGCGACGAGAAGAGCGCCCAGCAGGTGTTCGAGGACACGCTCGCGGAGCGCACGGAGTCCAACCGCCCGCCGACGGCGCGTGACGACGAGCTCGGGGTGCGACCCGATCGCACGACACTGCTGGAGGTGCTCGAGAACGACACCGACCCCGACGGCGATGTGCTCACCATCACGTCGGTGCCCGAGGTCGCGGCATCCCTCGGCCGTCTCGAGCTGATCGACGACGGTCGTGCGCTGCAGTTCACGCCGGCCGACGGCGCGGCCGGAACGGTGTCGTTCCGCTACTCCGTCGAAGACGGACGATCGGGTGCCGCCGAAGCAGCGGTGAACGTCCGCATCGTGCCGGCCGGCGAGAACGCGGCGCCGGTCGCCTCGCGGGAGGCGGCGGTCGGCGTGGAGCAGGGGCAGCAGATCAGCTACAACGTGCTCTCCGACTGGACGGATCCCGACGGCGACGACGTCTTCCTCGTGAACGCGTCGCCGACGGGCGGGGATACGGTCCGCTTCAGCCCCGACGGGTTCGTCACGTTCGAGCATCGGAGCGGCGAGCTCGGGCTGAAGGAGGTCGCGTACACGGTCTCCGACGGGCAGACGTCCGCCTCCGGCACGCTGACCGTCGACGTGCAGGCCGTCGGGTCGCTGAACCCCGTGGGCACACCGGACTTCGAGCAGGGCTTCGCCGGCGAGACCGTGCTCCTCGAGCCGCTGGCGAACGACCTCAGCCCGTCCGGAGCGCCACTCGCGCTGCTCGGCATCGACGAGATCCCGGGCGGCCTCACGGCGACGCCCGACCTCGAGCGGGGCACGATCGCGTTCTCCTCGCCCGAGCCGGGTGACTTCACCGTGCTGTACGACCTCGGCGCAGGGGCATCCGTCAGCGTCGGCCTCGTTCGCGTGCGCATCGTCGAGCAGCCCGCGGCGGACCCGCCGCCCATCGCCGTCGTCGACACCGCGTACCTCCGCCCGGGAGAGCCGACCACGGTGTCGGTGCTCGCGAACGACGTGTCCCCGTCGGGTCGGGTGCTGGCCGTGCAGTCCGTCGACGCCACCGGGATCGACGATCTCGTGTCGGTCGAGGTGCTGACGAACACCGCCCTGCGCATCTCGGCGGTCGAGGCGCTCGACCGCCAGCTGCAACTGCGATACACGATCTCCGACGGCAGCGGCGTCTCGAGCGCCACCGTCACCGTCGTTCCGGTGCCCCCGCTCGTGAAGCACCAACCGCCGGTCGCGGTGGACGACACGGCGAAGGTGCGCGCCGGCGACATCGCGACGGTGGACGTGCTCGGCAACGACTACCACCCGGATGCCGCCGCGATGCGGGTGCTGCCGGAACTCGCCTCGACCGAGCTCGGCGGGGGCGTCGCCTTCGTCGACCGTTCCCGGGTGCGCTTCCAAGCGCCGGAGGAGCCCGGCACGTACACGGCGGTCTACTCCGTCGTCGACGACTTCGAGCAGACCGCCCGCGCGAGCATCGGCTTCACCGTCGTCGCCCGCGACGACGAGGGGAACACCGCCCCAGCCCTGCCACCGCTCACCTCGCGCACGTTCGCAGGCTCCGCCGTCACCGTCGACATCCCGCTCGACGGACTCGACCCCGACGGCGATTCGCTCGTGCTCACCGGTGTGCTCGGCGGGGCGACCCTCGGCCGCGTCGTCGAACAGACGAGCACGTCGATCACGTACGAGGCGTTCGAGGGCTCCAGCGGCACCGACACGATCACCTACGAGGTGCACGACGCGCTCGGCGAACGGGCCACCGGGTCGATCCGGATCGGGGTGATCCCGCCGCCCGAGACCTCGGCCCCGCCGAACGCCGTCGACGACGCGATCGAGATGAAACCCGGTCGTCGCGCCTCCGTCGAGGTGCTCCTGAACGACTCGGACCCGAGCGGACGCGCGCTCGGCGTCGTCGACCTCCCGCAGGTCGACGACGCCCTCGAGGCCGAGATCGACGACCGCCGCCGCGTGGTCGTCACGGCGCCCGAGCACGAAGGCGCGTTCACCCTGCGGTACGAGGTCTCCAACGGGCACGGCGGCGCCGACACGGCGTTCGTCCAGGTCGTCGTGAAGCACGACGCGACGGTGCTGCCCCCGACCGCATCGGATCAGGTCCTCGAACCGGCCGACGTCGTGGGCGTCGACACGGTGCGGGTGGACCCCTTGCGCGAGGCCACCAACCCCGGAGGCCTCGTCGACGACCTCACCGTGCGGCTCGAGGGACCGAACGCCGACCGGGCGACGCTACTCCAGGACGGCAGCGTCGAGGTGCGCCCGAGCTCGCGCCGATTCGCCGTCGCGTTCCGGCTCACGAACGAGCTCGACGAGCTCGACGCGATGGCGTTCATCGTCGTTCCGGCCGCCGGCGAGGACGCGGCCGACCCGTACCTCGCCGATCTCGATCGGATCGTCGTGCCCATGAACGGGCGCATCTCCTGGCAGGTCTCCGACATCGTCGTGGCGCCGTCGGGCCGCCCGGTGCGATCGCTGAGCGCGACGAGCACGAACTGGGCGGAGTCGTCGTTCGTCGACGAGCAGACCCTGCAGTACGTGCCGAAGCGGGACTACCGCGGCGAGGCATCGGTCACCTTCGAGGTCACCGACCGGGCCGACGCGAAGTCCGGCGACCGGCGCAACGTCTTCCTCACCATCCCGGTCTTCGTCGGCGACCCCGAGTTCGCCGACACCCCGCCCGTCTTCACCCCGCGTTCCGAGACCATCGAGGCCGGCGAGGCTCCGCTCGCGATCGATCTCCGAGCATCGACCGACCACCCGAACCCGGCGATGCTCGAACGCGTCGGCTATGCGAACCTCCGCGGCGCGACGCCGGACATCGAGGCGACCGTGGCCGGCGGCATCCTCACCGTCTCCGCTCCACTCGGCGTCGCGACGGGAACGGCGACGCGACTCTCGTTCGACGTCGTGCTCGGCGAGTTCACCGTGCCGGGCCACGTCGACGTCACCGTCGTCTCATCGACCCGTGCGAAGCCCCAGGCGCTCGACGACGGACCGTTCGAGATGCTCCGCAGCGACTCGCAGACGCTCGACGTGCTCGCCAACGACGTCAATCCGTTCCCCGGAACGGCGCTGCAGGTCGTCGCCGCCGAGATCGACCAGACGGATGTCGGTTCGAGCGCCACGGTGACCCACACGTCGACGGGGATCACCGTGCAGACCGGCGCCTCGTTCACGGGAACCCTCAGCGTGATCTACCGCATCCAGGACGCGACGAAGGATCCGAGCCGACAGACCCAGGGCCGGGTCATGGTGACCGTTCGCGATCGACCCGAGGCGCCGAAGGCCCCCGTGATCGTCTCGGAGCAGAACGGTGCGGTGAGCGTGCGCTGGTCGGCTCCGCCCGACAACAACTCGACGATCTCGGGCTACCGGCTGTCCTGGAACGGCGGCAGCACCGACTTCACCGCCGATGCCGCAGGACTCGTGCACACGATCTCGGGTCTGGCGAACGGCACGGCGTATCGCTTCCAGGTCGAGGCCGTCAACGGCATCGGCACGTCGGGTGCCTCGCCATCGAGCGCCTCGGGCACGCCGTTCGGCCTGCCGGGCGCACCCGCGAGCGCGAACCTCGTGGCGTCGGCGTCGGGCGACGCGCGACTCTCGCTGAGCTGGGCGGCGCCGAACGACGACGGCGGACGCGGCATCTCGCGCTACGAGTGGACGTTCGAGGGCACTCCCGGTGGTTCGGGCACCGCGACGGGCACCACGGCGTCGGCGACCGGTGCGAACGGCACTGGCTCCCGGTACTTCGTTGCCGCGTGCAACATCGCCGGGTGCGGGCCCCGCACCATGTCGGGCACGGCGACGCCCACCGCGCCGTGGGTTCCGGTCAACGCGACCACGGTGACGCAGAGCACCTGCCCCGAACCCGACGAGACGTACACGAACCCGCCGACGAACGCCGAACGCGGATGCACGATGAACCCCGCGGGAATGCTCTCGGCGGGCACGGCCATCGACGCCGTCTGCCGTTCGCAACGATGGGGTGAGAGCTACTTCTACATGGCCCAGGCGAGCGGCGTCTACAACGGATGGTTCGTGCTGGCCGCACACACGAACCGCGGCGCGCGCACCGTGCCCGACTGTTGA